The sequence GCCAGCGCCTCCCGGATTTCGGGATGCTGTGCGCTGAGGATGGCTGCTGACAGCAGCGCGGCATTGACGGCTCCGGCTCTTCCGATGGCCATGGTTCCCACCGGCACCCCTGCCGGCATCTGGGCGATGGAAAGCAGGGAGTCCATGCCGCTTAAGGCCTTGGACCGGACAGGCACCCCAATGACCGGGAGCAATGTCATCGCCGCAGCCATGCCCGGCAGGTGGGCCGCTCCTCCGGCTCCGGCAACGATGACCCGCAGGCCGCGGGCCTCGGCTCCGGCAGCGTATTCAAAAAGCAGGTCCGGAGTCCTGTGCGCCGAAACCACCCGCGTCTCATGAGGGACCATCAGGATTTCCAGCGCCCGGGAACAGTGCTGCATCGTCTCCCAGTCCGAGGAAGACCCCATGATAACTCCGACTAAAGGCACCATATTGTTCTCCATCATATTTGCGAAGGCCGTACCGAACAAAGCCGAAGCCACGGAGCATGGCTTTGCCGAAATGCATCGGGAACACTGCAAATCCGTGCTCTCCCGGCCATCGGATCATTTGCCCCCACCTACTTGTCTATTTTCAACAGCAAGTATATTCGTATTTAATGGATTAATTGTTCGTGAAAAACTGACGAAAGGCGAGAGGCATGCTCAACTACAGGCAACTCTACTATTTCTGGAACGTGGCCACGGCAGGCGGCATCAGGCGCGCGGCCGAGCGCATGCACCTGACGCCGCAGACGCTCAGCGGGCAGATCGGGGAGCTGGAGAGGGATCTTGGCGTCAAGCTCTTCGTGCGGACGGGACGGCGGCTCGAAATCACCGAGGCGGGCAAGCTCGCCCTGGCCCGCGCCGACGAAATCTTCCAGATCGGCAGCGAACTGACCGAAACACTCAAGGCCTCCCCGCCTGAAGAGGCCCTGCCCTTCCGTGTCGGTCTGGCGGACTCGGTGCCCAAATCCATCGCCTTCCGCCTCCTGGCTCCGGCCTTCAAGCTCGCCCCCCCCGTCCGGCTGTTCTGTCATCGGGACAGGCTGGAAAACCTGTTTGCCGAATTGGCCATTCACAAGCTCGAACTTGTCATTGCCGACAGGCAACTGCCTGCCGGACTCGGGGTAAAAGCCTTCAACCACCCCCTGGGTAACTGTTCAATCACATTTTTCGGTGTGCAGGAACTTGTCCGGCGCTACCGGCCGGATTTTCCGCATTCCCTGACCGGGGCACCCCTGCTCATGCCTACGGGAAGCGTACGCGGCGAGCTCGACAGATGGTTTGCCGAACACGGGATCCATCCGCATGTGGTGGGAGAGTTTGACGATACGGCGTTGCTGAAAACCTTCGGCCAGGCAGGCCTGGGACTTTTTCCGGCGCCAAGCGTAATGAGAGAGGAGGTCCGACGTCTGTACGACGTGGACACCGTGGGAGAAGCGCAAGACATTGATGTGCGCTATTTCGCCATTTCTGCGGAAAGACGCCTCAAGCATCCTGCCGTCATGGCCGTGAGCGAGCATGCGCGGCAGAATCTCTTCGTCAGCTGAGCCTGGACCCTGTGTTTTTTGGGAGCGATGCGGACCGCCAGGTTACGGACCCAGGGGGTGGTGCCGGGGATGCGGGGGCATCCCCGGAGACCTCACTGCAAAAAATCCAGGTAATCCCGGGCCAATTTGGCTTCATTGGACTTGGGATATTGTTTGACGATGCGCGTGAAAAGCTCCCTGGCTTCCGCCGTCTTGCCCATGCGCACCTGATGTTCCGCCAAAGCCAGAATGGTGGAGGTGCTGTCCATGTCCGCCTCCAGGCCGCTCTTGAGTACCGACTCTGCATCGTCCAGACGATTCTGGGCCACAAAAGCATCCGACAAAAGTTTATATGCCGGAATATAGCGCCAATTGCGAGCCAGCGCCTTGCGCCCGAGCTCCTCGGCCTCACTGGCCCGACCCTGACGCAGCAGGAGCACGCCAAGATTGTAGGCCGGGAACTCGGGAGTGACGTAGGTCAGGATGCCAATCGCCTTGCGATATGCGGCCTCCGCTTCACTGTCCCGTCCCAGGGCTTCCTCAACCTTGCCCAGGTTGTTCCATGCTTCCCCGAAATCTTCGTCGATTTCAACGGCCTTGGCAAACCCGTCCCGAGCCTGTTCGAGTTCCTGCAGCCCTATATAGATCATGCCCGAATCAAAATGAAAACGGGACATATGCTTGGCCGCCGGCTCCACCTTGAACAGCTCCTGCAAAGCCAGCTGCGGCTGATCGTTGTTGATGTGCGATTCAATCAGGTTGAGGCGCAGCTCCACTTCCTTGGAGCCCATATTCGAGGATGCGCCCCTGGAAGTCCCGCGGGCTCCGCACCCCGCCAGGACAAAGCATAAAACGAGAACCATCGCGCATGTCTTCATGGCCGTGTTCCTTGACAGCCCCCTTTTGGGGGCTCTCGAATTTAGATGACCTTGTTCAGGGAATACTCGATGATGGCCTGAGCACCCACGGCCTGCAGCTTCGGAACCAGATCCCGGACCTGACAGGTCTCGACCACGGTCTCGATGGACAGCCAGTCGGAGTTGTGCAGATGGGCTATGGTCGGAGAGTTCATGCTCGGCAGAAGCGCCATGACCTTGTCCACGACGTCGGCCGGGGCGTTCATCTTGAGCGCGACCAGCTTGTCGGCCCGCAGCGCGCCCTGCAGAAGGGTGTTCATGTTCTCGATCTTGGCCCGCTTCCAGGGATCCTTCCAGGATTCCTTGTTGGCGATGAGCTGGGTGTTGGTCTGCAAGAGCTCGGCGATGATGCGCAGGCCGTGGGCCTTGATGGTCGTGCCCGTCTCGGTGATCTCGACGATGGCGTCCACCAGCCCTTCCACAACCTTGGCCTCGGTGGCGCCCCAGGAATATTCCACCTCGACGGGGATTCCCGCTTCTTCGAAATAGCGCTTGGTGAAGCTCAAAAATTCCGTGGCAATTTTCTTGCCCGCCAGATCTTCCGGCCGCTTGTACGGAGAGTCGCCGGCCACGGCCAGGACCCACTTGGCCGGACGATTGCTGGCCTTGGAATAAATCAGGTCGTCCACGATGACGACGTCCGACTGGTTCTCAAGGATCCAGTCCTTGCCCGTCAGGCCGGCGTCGAGCAGACCGTTTTCCACATAGCGGGCCATTTCCTGGGCCCGGCACAGTGAACAGGTCAATTCGGGGTCGTTTATTTCCGGGAAGTAGTTCCGGTGGTGCGAGGTCACCTTCCAGCCGGCCTTGGCGAAAAGTTTGACTGTGGCCTCTTCCAGGGAACCCTTCGGTATTCCGATGCGCATCTGTTTTCCATCAACCATTATTTATAAACCTCCTTGGGATCGAACACCATGGGGGAGCAGTCCGTCCACCGCCCCTGTGCGTCTCGTTCACGATAAAAACAACTCCTGCGCCCCGTATGGCAGGCCGCCCCGCCAATCTGCTCGACCTGAACCAGCACAGTGTCCCGGTCGCAGTCCAGGCGTATGGAGCGAACCTTCTGCACATGCCCTGACGTGCCGCCCTTGTGCCACAGGGATTTGCGACTGCGGCTGTAGTAATGGACCTCGCCGGTGCGCAGGGTCTCGTTCCAGGCTTCTTCGTTCATATAGGCGAGCATGAGCACTTCGCCACTCGCCGCCTCCTGGGCGATGACCGGGATAAGGCCACCGCATTTATCAAAATCAGGCTGTTCCATCGTTTGGTCCTTCTTTGCTCGTCGTCGAATTCATGCGGCCCTGAGCCTCGGTCTTGAGCTGACCGCAGGCTGCCGCGATATCCTGCCCCTTGCTCTTGCGCAAGGTCACGGTGAAGCCCTTCTTGCGCAGAAGCTCCTCAAAGGCCAGCACATCCCCGGGCGCGGGAGCGGCATATTCGATGCCCGGGCCGGGATTGTAGGCGATGAGGTTGATCTTGCATTTGAGGTGCGACAAGAGCCGCACCAGCTGCCGGGCATGCTGGAGGCTGTCGTTCACACCCTTGATCAAAATGTATTCGATGGTCACCCGTTCCCGGGCTTTGAGTTCCATGCCCTGAAGGGCCGCAATCAACTCCTCGATGGGCCAACGCGCGGCTCCCGGCATGAGGCTTTCCCGGATTTCCTGGGTCGGAGCGTGCAGGGAAATGGCCGGCAGGGCCAGACCTTCAATCCCGAAAACGTCCATCTTGCCCTTGATGGCGCAGGTCGAAAGCGTGATGCGGCGGCGTGAAAATTCAAGGCCCTCGGCATTGGAGAGGATCTGCAGGCTGCGCCGCACCTCGTCCCAGTTGGTGAGGGGCTCGCCCATGCCCATGTACACGAGATTCTTCACTTCATCGCCCAAACCGTGCGCGCGCAGATAGTCCCTGGCCACAAGCACCTGAGCCGCGATCTCCCCGCCGGTCATGTTGCGGGAGAAGCCCATCAGTCCCGTGCTGCAGAACGTACACCCCATGGGACAGCCGATCTGGCACGACAGGCACTGGGTGTAGCGTTCCTTGTCCGGGATGAGCACGGTCTCGACCAGCGCACCGTCAGCCAGACGCAAGAGCAGCTTGACCGTCCCGTCGCTGCTGGTCTGCACCTCATGCACTTCCGGCCAATCGAGCGCCCACTCGCGCATGAGCTGCTCCCTGAAATCCCGGGCCAGGTTGGTCATGGCCGAAAATTCGCGCACTCCCTTGCGCCACAGCCATTGCCACAGCTGCCGAGCCCGAAAGCTCTGGTGGCCCATGGCCTGCACGGCCTCTTCAAGTTCGGGGCAGGTCAATTCAAGAATATTGCGCATGATGCTCCGCTGTCTGGAATCGCAAAGGCACAAAGGGCGTTACAAAGCCACCCCTCGTGCCTTTGGCGGGAAACAAGCTCCGCGAACCGGGCCGCCTAGAGCTGCTCCTTGGCTTTGTATGCGGCCACAAAACGCTCGGCCTCTTCGACCGTGTTCACGTCGCCGGCGATCTGGGCCTGGAGCAGGTTGTCGCGAATCAGCCCCACGGCCGGGCCGGGCTTGATGCGCGCGATATCCATGATCTGCTTGCCGTTCAGCAAGGGTTCGAGCAGCTCCTCACGGATGTCCGCCCGCTCCAGCATTTTCATATTGTGATTGAATTCTGTGTAGTTGGCGTTTCTGGCCTTGATGTCGGCCCGAGCCATCTCGATAAGGCGCGGATAGTCGTCCACGGCCTTGAAACGGCGGATGCCCTTGTCGGTCAGCATGAAGTGGAAACGCATGTGGTTGCGGACCAGATTCACGATCATGTCCACTTCCTCGGTATTGAGGCGCAGACGCTTTAGGATCTTGCGCGCGACCTTGGCGCCGATGCGATGGTGCTGGTAGAAGGTGGTGCGATCCTCGTAGACCTCTCCGGCGTAGAGCTTGCCGCAATTGAGGAAGAGGCAGCCGAGAGTTCCGTACCAGTCGTAGGGCAGCTCTTCCGGGTAGCGCTGCATGACCTTCAGGGTGTGTTCCCAGATGGACCTGGACCCGGTCTCCTCGTCGAAAACCTGAAAGATGCGACTCAGGGCGGCCAGTTCCGGCACCAGTCCGTGCAGGATCATGGAATCGAACAGGAGCTCGGCGAAACGCCACATGTTCTCGGCCTCGACCTTGCGCCATTCATCCATGATGTCCGTGACCGAAACATAATCAAGCACCCGGCGCGAAGCGCGGATGATGGACATCCAGGAATTTTCCTCGATGGGCAGATGATAGTTGGCCGAAAAACGCAAGGCCCGGATGGCCCGCAGATAATCGTGTTTGAGGGTTTCGTCGGGAATACCCTGAAACTTGATCTGCCCGCCGGAGATGTTCTCGAAGCCGTCGTAAACGTCACGGGAACGGGGGATGAACGGACAGGCCAGGCTGACGGGAAAACCGTCGTCCTTGTCGAGCTTCTTCAGCATGTTGGACGTAATCTGGGCCACGCAGGCCTCGGGATGGGAGGCGTCGGCCATGTCGGCGGGATGAAAGAGAAAGGTTGCGCTGCCCTGGTCCATCCTGGCCACGATATCCCCGCTGCCGGCGGTAATTTTGGGAAAAAGATTTTTGAGGCCGGCAAGATCGATATCCGTGCAGATCTCCACCTCGGCATCCTTGGAAGTTCCAAGAATCTTGCGCTGCAGCGCAGCGTTGATGACGTAGGCGTCATAGCCGTTGCGCATGATGGTTTTACAGATGGAGGCGGCTTCTTTTATCGGCTGAGGCATCAAGATCTCCTTGAATGGTCGTGTTCATAAAAAAGTCTGCACCCTATAATCGGATGCAATCTAAATATCTTCATCTTTTTCCCCTGACTTGGTCAAGCGGTAGCGGAACTGCCTGAAGTTGAGTCCGACCATCTCCGCGGCCCGCCCCTTGTGCCCGCCGCAGCGCCGCAGCGCCTCGGAAATGACCTTGTGCTCATGCACGGCAAGGTATTCGTCGAGGGTCATCTGTCCGGACAGGACTTTCTGGATTCCACCATCCTGATCCGTGGAGGTGATTTTTTCATAGATGACCAGGGAATCCGCCGTGACGGTGTCACCGGGTTCGAGGGCCACGGCCCGCTCCACGATGTTTTCGAGTTCGCGCACGTTGCCGGGATACCCGTAGGCCAGCAGCTTCTTGCGCGCATCGGCGGTGAATCCCCGCAGCTGACGCTTCTGGGCGCGGCACGCCTTTTCCAGAAAATGGTCGGCCAGGGTCAGCGCGTCGTCCCCGCGTTCGCGCAGAGGCGGAAGATGCACCTTGACCCCGCTCAGACGATAATAGAGATCCTCGCGAAAATCGCCGTCGGCCACGCTCTGCTCGACGTTGCGATTGGTCGCCGCGATGATGCGCACGTCCGAGCGCAGCTCCTCCGTCCCGCCAAGGGGAATGAAGCAGCGCTCCTGCACGTAGCGCAAAAGCTTGACCTGCGTGGAATGAGCAAGCTCGCCCACTTCGTCCAGAAAAAGGGTCCCGCCCTCGGCCATTTCGAGCAGGCCCTTCTTGGCGCGGTCAGCGCTGGTGAAGGCACCCTTGCGAAAGCCGAACAGCTCGCTTTCCACCAGATTCTCCGGCAAGCCGCCGCAGTTGATGGCCAGGAAAGGATGCTTTGCGCGCTGGCTCTGGCTGTGGATGCAGCGGGCGAAGAGCTCCTTGCCCGTCCCGGACTCGCCGGTCACGAGCACGCTGATGTTTGTCGGGGCGATGCGCCGGACCAGGTCGAAGACGGCCTGCATCTGCCGGCTTCCACCGATGATCTCGCCGTACTGCTTGCTGATCTGCCCCTTGAGCCAGTCATTTTCCTCTTTGAGACGGGCCGTTTCCAGGGTGCGCTCCACCGTGTAGAGCAGGTCGTCGAGCTCGAAGGGCTTGGAGATATAGTCCTTGGCGCCATGCTTCATGGCCGTGATGGCGCTCTTGGCGTCGGCGTAGGCCGTGACCATGAGCACAGGCACCTCGGCCCAGGTCTCGCGGATGCGCACCAGGAGATCGATCCCGCTTTCGCGGCCCAGGCGCAGGTCCAGCAGGATAAGGGCGATGGATTGCTGCTGCAGCACGGCCAGGGCCGTGGCGGAATCGGGCGCGGTCCAGACCGCATGCCCTTTCTTGATCAGGGCGATCTCCAGGACTTCACGCAGGCTCAGGTCATCGTCGACGATAAGTATGTTGGCCATATTCTTTCCGTGCTTCCCTGCTTGCAAAAATCAATTCGGCCCCGCCCGCATCAAGGGCGCGTCAGCGTGATTGCCTCCAGCCTGGAAAAGACAGCCCGGCCGCCCAGAAAATGCGCCATGACCCGGCCCGGCACCTCCTTGTCCAGGCAGGGCGTGTTCTTGCCCTTGGACAAGAGGGCCCCGGCCGTGGCCACCCATGCCAGATCAGGATCAAAAAGCACAAAGTCCGCCGGGTCTCCTGGCCGCAAGCGGTTGGCGGGCAGATCGAAGATGGCGGCCGTGTTCCAGCACCACAAACGGCTTATGTCCGCAAATTCAAGCTCCCCGCTGCGCACCAGTTCATAGGTCAGGGACAGTGCCGTATCAAGGCCGGAAATGCCGTTTGGCGCGTCGGCGAAGGTCACTTCCTTTTCGTGGGCGGCGTGAGGCGCGTGGTCCGTGACCAGGATGTCGATGACTCCCGCGCGCACGGCCTGGCGCAGGGCCAGCACATCGTCGCGGGTGCGCAGGGGGGGATTTACCCGCACGCTGGTATCGTAGCTCTCGACCCGGGATTCATCCCAGAGCAGGTAGTGCGGGCAGGTTTCCGCCGTGACCTTGACGCCGCGCTCCTTGGCGCCGGCGATGAGCTCCACCGACTGCCGGCAGCTGATGTGGGCCAGATGGATGGGCAGGTCCAGATAGGAGGCCAAAAGGATGTCACGGGCGACCTGCATGGCCTCGGATGCGGTGGGAATGCCCTTGAGGCCCAGACGGCTCGAAACCTCGCCTTCGTTCATGACTCCGCCCTTGCCCAGCCACGGGTCCTCGCAGTGGTCGATGACCTTGAGGCCGAAATCCGCCGCATATTCCATGGCCCGCCGAAAAAGCTCCGCGTTTTCGACAGGCAAGCCGTCGTTGGACAGGGCCACGCAACCGGCTCGGGCCAGTTCCCCGGCCGCGGCCAGCTCCTTGCCCAGAAGGCCCACGGTCAGTGCCCCCACCGGCCGCACCCAGGGGCCATGCGGAAAGGCCTCCCGCGCCTTTTGCAGCATGAAGCGTGTCACCGAGGCGTTGTCGTTGACGGGGCTCGTGTTGGCCATGGCCATGACCTGGCCAAAGCCTCCCCCGGCTGCGGCGGACAGGCCGGACCTGATGTCCTCTTTGTATTCCTGGCCAGGCTCGCGCAGATGCACGTGCGCGTCGATGAGGCTCGGCAGGAGGGTTAGCCCCCCCGCATCGACAACCTGGACCCCGGACATGTCAACAGGCGCGGCAACGGTTCCGGCCTCGGCCAGTTCCAGCACTCGGCCCTCGCCAATGAAGAGGTCGCAGCTGCGATCCTCCCAGGAAACATTGCGAATCAGACAATCTACATGTGCCATGGTACCACCATCGTAAAATTTATCATGCCGAAATCCGGGTCCGGGTCAAATACAGGTGCAAAAGGGTCATGCGCACGGCCACGCCCGAGGCGACCTGATCCAAAATAAGGCTCGCCCCGCAGTCGGCCAGTTCCGAGGCGATCTCAAGGCCCCGGTTCATGGGACCGGGATGCATGATCTTCACATCCGCATTGGCCTTTTCCAGATGCCTGGGCGAGAGGCCATAGGTGCAGGCGTATTCGCGCAGATCAGGCAGGAGCCCCGCCTGCTGGCGCTCCAGCTGCAGACGCAGGCAGATGACCGCGTCCACCCCCTCGCAGGCCTTGGCCACGTCGGAGAAAACCTCCACCGGCCAGGTCCGGACCATGGCCGGCAGCAATGTGCGCGGGGCGCAGAGCCGCACCCGCACACCGAGCATGGTCAAAAGTTCCACGTTCGAACGGGCCACCCGGCTATGCGCGATGTCACCAAGGATGCACACGGTCTTGCCCGCAAAAGAGCCCCAGACCTGATGCAGGGTGAACCCGTCCAAGAGGGCCTGGGTGGGGTGGGCATGCCAGCCGTCGCCGGCGTTGATGACGGAGCAGGACAGCCGTTCGGCCAGAAACCTGGCCGCCCCGCTGTCCCAGTGCCGGATGACGATGGCGTCGGGGTTCATGGCCTGCAGGGTCAGGGCCGTGTCTTTGAGGCTCTCGCCCTTTTGCAGGGAGCTGCCCGACTTGGTCAGGCTGAATGTATCGGCGGAGAGGCGCTTGCCGGCCATGTCGAAAGAGGTCTTGGTGCGCGTGGACGCCTCGGCGAAAAACAGGACCACGCTCTTGCCCTTCAGGATGGGCACCTTCTTGATGGGCCGCTGGTTCACTTCCGCGAACCGGGCCGCCGTCTCGAAAACATGGGCGATCTCGTCCGTGTCGAGCTGGGAAATTTCCAAAAGGTCCTTATGCCGCCAATTCATAGCTCCGCCTTGCCGCCCCTGCGGGGGTTGTGATTGCATCGTGGCCAAAAAAAAGGGACCCGGCATTTCGCCCGTCCCTTGCTCCTTACGTACCCCACGGTCTTTCGCACACGTTTCATGCCATGGCCCCTTACACGACCGGGCTCTCGACGTCCAGTGCGGCGGCACGCATGGGCCGGCGCCTTAAAAAAAGGCGCGCCCCAGCGGAGCGCGCCCCCATCAGCTGTTCAAAAACCCACAGGTCTATTCCTGCGACTCATCGGTTTCATCCAGCATCTCGTCATCATCGGGCAGATCCACATCATCCGGGCCGACGGAATCTTCCGGATCCGAATCGGGCGAAGGCACCTCCGCACGCGGAACGCCGCTCACTTCCGGAGCATCGGTCGGCACATGGTCGAAGCAGACCACGGTCTGTTCGTCCTCAAGGCGAACCAGGCGCACTCCCTGGGTGGCCCGGCCGACCAGGCTGATGTCGGAGATGCCGATGCGGATGATCTTGCTACCCGAAGTCAGGAGGATGAGCTCATCCGTGGGGTAGACCATCATGGCCCCGACAACCTTGCCGGTCTTGGGAGTGATGCGCATGTTGATGATGCCCTTGCCGCCGCGCGACTGGGCCCGGAAGTGCTCCACCTGGGTGCGCTTGCCGTAGCCGTTCTCCGCGATGGTCAGAAGCTCCTGCTGAGTGTCCTTGTTGACCACCACGCCGGCCACGACCTGATCGCCCTTGCGCAGGGCCAGGCCCTTCACGCCGGTGGCGGTGCGGCCCATGGCGCGCACATCGGAGCAGGCGAAACGGATGGAATAGCCGTCCACCGTGACCAGCACCATCTCGTCGTTGGTTTCCACCTCGCGCACGCCGATAAGCTCATCGTCGTCACGCATGCCAAGGGCGATGAGACCCACGGCGCGAATGTTGCGATAGAGATGGACGGAGCTGCGTTTGACCACGCCGAGCTTGGTGTAGAAGAAGTAGAATTTCTCCTGGTCCAGATCGCGGCAGGTCATGGCCGCGGCGATGTATTCGTTGCTGTCCAGCGGCAGCAGGTTGGCCACGTGCTTGCCCCGGGCCGTGCGTCCGCCCTCGGGGATCTGGTGCACCTTGACCTGGTACATCTTGCCCTTGTTGCTGAACAGATTCATGTACTGGTGGTTGGAGGTCGTCAGGATGAAGGTGATGAAATCCTCCTCCGCGACCTGCACCCCGGTGATGCCCGTGCCGCCACGGCGCTGCTGGCGATAGTTGTCGAGACTGGTGCGCTTCAAATACCCGTTGCGGGACAGGGTGATGACCACCGGCTCGTCGGGAATGATGTCTTCGATGTCGATGGAATCGGGATCATGGGCCAGAATTTCGGATTTGCGGGGCGTTGCGAAATTGTCGCGCAGATCCTGGAGTTCCTGGCGGATGACGGATTTCAAGACTTCCGTGTTCTCGATGACGCTGGTCAGATATTCGATCTGCTTCAGGAGTTCGGCATATTCCTCCAGGAGCTTTTCGCGCTCCAGATTGGTCAGCCGCTGCAAGCGCATGTCGAGAATGGCCTGGGCCTGGATCTCGGACAGGCCGAAGCGTTCACGCAGACGCTCCTTGGCCTCCTGCGGGGTCTTGGAGGCGCGGATAAGCGCGACCACTTCATCGATGAAATCAAGGGCGATACGCAGGCCTTCAAGGATGTGCGCCCGATGCTGGGCCTTCCTGAGGTCGAAGCGGGAACGGCGGATGACCACCTCGCGGCGATAGTCCAGAAAATATTCCAGCACCTGCTTCACATTCAGCAGCTGGGGCCGGTTGTTGACGACCGCCATCATGTTGATGCCGAAGCTGGTTTCGAGCGACGTGAATTTGAAGAGCTGATTGACGATCACATCGGAGAAGACGCCCTTCTTGAGGTCCATGACGATGCGGATGCCCTTCATGTCCGATTCGTCGCGCAGGTCGGAGATGCCCTCGATCTTGCGCTCGTTGACCAGCATGGCGATCTTTTCCACCAGGGTGGACTTGTTCAGGGCGTAGGGAATCTCTTTGACGACAATGGATTCCAGGTCCCCCTTGCGCTTTTCGATCTCGATGCGCGAACGGATGCGCACCGAACCGCGACCGGTGCGGTAGGCCTCGCGGATGCCGGCCTTGCCGTAGATGAGCGCGCCGGTGGGGAAATCCGGGGCTTTTATGTACTGCATCAACTCGTCGATGGACATCTGGGGATCGTCAAGCAGCCGCAGCGTCCCGTCGACCACCTCGCCCAGGTTGTGCGGCGGAATATTGGTGGCCATGCCCACGGCGATGCCCGAGGATCCGTTGACCAGCAGGTTCGGAACCTTGGTCGGCAGCACCGAAGGCTCCTGCAGGGAGTTGTCGTAGTTGGGACGAAATTCCACCGTGTCCTTTTCGATGTCGGCCAAAAAGGAGCCGGCCAGCTTTGACATGCGCACTTCGGTGTAACGCATGGCCGCCGCGGAGTCGCCGTCGATGGAACCGAAGTTGCCCTGGCCGTCGACCAGGGGATCACGCATGTTGAATTCCTGAGCCATGCGCACCAAGGCGTCGTACACGGCCGAGTCGCCATGGGGGTGAAACTTACCGATGACGTCACCGACCACGCGGGCGGACTTCTTGTAAGCCCGGTTGTACGTGTTGCCGAGCTCGTGCATGGCGAAAAGAATACGCCGATGAACGGGCTTGAGGCCATCGCGCACGTCCGGGATGGCCCGGCCGATGATGACGCTCAGCGAATATTCCAGATAGGATTTCTGAAGTTCTTTTTCGATACTGATGTTGGACACATCCACCTCAATTTCTTGTAAAAGCTGTTGAACCCGAGCTAAATGTCAAGGTCCGAAACCAGAAGGGCATTGCGCTCGATGAATTCACGCCGGGGTTCGACCTTGTCGCCCATGAGCTTGGTGAACAGCTCGTCGGCCTCGACCGCATCGTCGATGGTCACCTGCAGGAACGTGCGGGCCTCGGGGTCCATGGTCGTGCTCCAGAGCTGCTCCGGATTCATCTCGCCCAGACCCTTGTAGCGTTGCACGTTGATCCCTTTCTGGGCCAGATCCAGAACCTGGCGCAGCAGGTCGAAGGGACCCGTCGCCTCCAGCTCCACGTCCTTGTGCCGGATGGTCCAGACCTGCCCGGAACCAAATTCCCTGATCTTGCCCAAAAGCTCCACGGCCCGCCGATAGCGCTTGGAATAAAAGAATTCCACGCCAAGACGGATGACATGATTGTTGGCATCGATGAAACGCAGATAATGACGCGCCTCGGTGTCCAGCGCCTCGCCGTTCTGGGGCTCGTCCTGCTCGCTGATCAGCTCCAGGGAAAAGCCTCCCGCGGCCATGTGCGCCGTCAACGCTTCGTCCGGACCGTTTGCGCGCAGCTCATCGGGCTCGATGGCACCGGGCGCGTTGACAACCCGCATGAACAATCCGTCGGGGATGCCCATGTTGGCGACATCCTGGGCCAGTTCGCGCAGGGCCAGGATGGTGTTCAGGAGCTCTCTCAGATCCTCGCCCGTCAGGGGCTCCCGATCGGGAAGAATCAGGGCCACCTC is a genomic window of Desulfomicrobium baculatum DSM 4028 containing:
- a CDS encoding sigma-54-dependent transcriptional regulator, which translates into the protein MANILIVDDDLSLREVLEIALIKKGHAVWTAPDSATALAVLQQQSIALILLDLRLGRESGIDLLVRIRETWAEVPVLMVTAYADAKSAITAMKHGAKDYISKPFELDDLLYTVERTLETARLKEENDWLKGQISKQYGEIIGGSRQMQAVFDLVRRIAPTNISVLVTGESGTGKELFARCIHSQSQRAKHPFLAINCGGLPENLVESELFGFRKGAFTSADRAKKGLLEMAEGGTLFLDEVGELAHSTQVKLLRYVQERCFIPLGGTEELRSDVRIIAATNRNVEQSVADGDFREDLYYRLSGVKVHLPPLRERGDDALTLADHFLEKACRAQKRQLRGFTADARKKLLAYGYPGNVRELENIVERAVALEPGDTVTADSLVIYEKITSTDQDGGIQKVLSGQMTLDEYLAVHEHKVISEALRRCGGHKGRAAEMVGLNFRQFRYRLTKSGEKDEDI
- a CDS encoding dihydroorotase, whose translation is MAHVDCLIRNVSWEDRSCDLFIGEGRVLELAEAGTVAAPVDMSGVQVVDAGGLTLLPSLIDAHVHLREPGQEYKEDIRSGLSAAAGGGFGQVMAMANTSPVNDNASVTRFMLQKAREAFPHGPWVRPVGALTVGLLGKELAAAGELARAGCVALSNDGLPVENAELFRRAMEYAADFGLKVIDHCEDPWLGKGGVMNEGEVSSRLGLKGIPTASEAMQVARDILLASYLDLPIHLAHISCRQSVELIAGAKERGVKVTAETCPHYLLWDESRVESYDTSVRVNPPLRTRDDVLALRQAVRAGVIDILVTDHAPHAAHEKEVTFADAPNGISGLDTALSLTYELVRSGELEFADISRLWCWNTAAIFDLPANRLRPGDPADFVLFDPDLAWVATAGALLSKGKNTPCLDKEVPGRVMAHFLGGRAVFSRLEAITLTRP
- a CDS encoding aspartate carbamoyltransferase catalytic subunit, whose product is MNWRHKDLLEISQLDTDEIAHVFETAARFAEVNQRPIKKVPILKGKSVVLFFAEASTRTKTSFDMAGKRLSADTFSLTKSGSSLQKGESLKDTALTLQAMNPDAIVIRHWDSGAARFLAERLSCSVINAGDGWHAHPTQALLDGFTLHQVWGSFAGKTVCILGDIAHSRVARSNVELLTMLGVRVRLCAPRTLLPAMVRTWPVEVFSDVAKACEGVDAVICLRLQLERQQAGLLPDLREYACTYGLSPRHLEKANADVKIMHPGPMNRGLEIASELADCGASLILDQVASGVAVRMTLLHLYLTRTRISA
- the gyrA gene encoding DNA gyrase subunit A — translated: MSNISIEKELQKSYLEYSLSVIIGRAIPDVRDGLKPVHRRILFAMHELGNTYNRAYKKSARVVGDVIGKFHPHGDSAVYDALVRMAQEFNMRDPLVDGQGNFGSIDGDSAAAMRYTEVRMSKLAGSFLADIEKDTVEFRPNYDNSLQEPSVLPTKVPNLLVNGSSGIAVGMATNIPPHNLGEVVDGTLRLLDDPQMSIDELMQYIKAPDFPTGALIYGKAGIREAYRTGRGSVRIRSRIEIEKRKGDLESIVVKEIPYALNKSTLVEKIAMLVNERKIEGISDLRDESDMKGIRIVMDLKKGVFSDVIVNQLFKFTSLETSFGINMMAVVNNRPQLLNVKQVLEYFLDYRREVVIRRSRFDLRKAQHRAHILEGLRIALDFIDEVVALIRASKTPQEAKERLRERFGLSEIQAQAILDMRLQRLTNLEREKLLEEYAELLKQIEYLTSVIENTEVLKSVIRQELQDLRDNFATPRKSEILAHDPDSIDIEDIIPDEPVVITLSRNGYLKRTSLDNYRQQRRGGTGITGVQVAEEDFITFILTTSNHQYMNLFSNKGKMYQVKVHQIPEGGRTARGKHVANLLPLDSNEYIAAAMTCRDLDQEKFYFFYTKLGVVKRSSVHLYRNIRAVGLIALGMRDDDELIGVREVETNDEMVLVTVDGYSIRFACSDVRAMGRTATGVKGLALRKGDQVVAGVVVNKDTQQELLTIAENGYGKRTQVEHFRAQSRGGKGIINMRITPKTGKVVGAMMVYPTDELILLTSGSKIIRIGISDISLVGRATQGVRLVRLEDEQTVVCFDHVPTDAPEVSGVPRAEVPSPDSDPEDSVGPDDVDLPDDDEMLDETDESQE